From a region of the Tenggerimyces flavus genome:
- a CDS encoding MBL fold metallo-hydrolase produces the protein MFVAGFPTGGFAANCYVLATDPGTECVVVDPGEDAAQAVAEVVREHRLKPVAVVLTHGHLDHMWAVTPVCGTYEATCWVHPEDRHLLADPLAGISPQWASSLLGDGEKFAEPDDVRELTDGVTLELAGLQFVVDHTPGHTRGSVTYRTPYAGEEIPELMFSGDLLFAGSIGRTDLPGGDHPTILRSLATKVLPLDDRIVVLPGHGDQTTIGRERQTNPFLTGLAVPGEDRGKFH, from the coding sequence GTGTTCGTCGCCGGCTTCCCGACCGGGGGCTTCGCCGCCAACTGCTACGTGCTGGCGACCGACCCCGGCACGGAGTGCGTGGTCGTCGACCCCGGCGAGGATGCGGCGCAAGCGGTCGCCGAGGTCGTCCGCGAGCACCGGCTCAAGCCGGTCGCCGTCGTCCTCACCCACGGCCACCTCGATCACATGTGGGCCGTCACGCCGGTGTGCGGAACCTACGAAGCCACCTGCTGGGTCCACCCCGAGGACCGGCACCTGCTCGCCGACCCGCTCGCCGGGATCTCCCCGCAGTGGGCGAGCTCGCTTCTGGGCGACGGCGAGAAGTTCGCCGAGCCCGACGACGTCCGCGAGCTCACCGACGGCGTCACGCTGGAGCTCGCCGGCCTGCAGTTCGTCGTCGACCACACCCCTGGCCATACGAGGGGGTCGGTGACGTACCGGACGCCGTACGCGGGCGAGGAGATCCCGGAGCTGATGTTCTCCGGGGATCTGCTGTTCGCCGGCTCCATCGGACGCACCGACCTGCCGGGTGGAGACCATCCGACGATCCTGCGCAGCCTTGCCACCAAGGTGTTGCCGCTCGACGACCGGATCGTGGTCCTGCCCGGCCACGGCGACCAGACGACCATTGGCCGTGAGCGCCAGACCAATCCGTTCCTCACCGGGTTGGCAGTGCCCGGCGAGGACAGAGGAAAGTTCCATTGA
- a CDS encoding RelA/SpoT family protein, producing MADDRVSTAPVRGDTERPQPRPVSAPGTGSSVAAARAAATRVVPTPPAETPPEPAPAAPEETERKRERRGRANGATTFAEGSRRVRDRLARLGRGTQQGNPALEPLFRIVRSTHPRVDLSQIERAYVTAERYHRGQSRKSGDPYITHPVAVATILAELGMTPPTLCAALLHDTVEDTPYTLNELKADFGEEIAMLVDGVTKLDKVKYGESAQAETIRKMVIAMAKDIRVLVIKLADRLHNMRTLRYVKQSSQERSARETLEIYASLAHRLGMNTLKWEIEDLAFATLHPKLYDEIVRLVAERAPSRDEYLAKVVDRVQADVRAEKVKATVTGRPKHYYSIYQKMIVRGREFGEIYDLVGIRVLAESVRDCYQALGVIHARWNPVPGRFKDYIAMPKFNMYQSLHTTVIGPEGKPVEIQIRTFAMHRRAEYGVAAHWKYKEDSNTGIETDRSAGPNDMAWLRQLLDWQKETEDPGEFLESLRFEINSTQVYVFTPRGDVLALPAGSTPVDFAYAIHTEVGHRCIGARVNGRLVPLESQLENGDLVEVFTSKAEGAGPSRDWLTFVRSPRARNKIRHWFTKERREEAIDQGKDAIARILRKEGLPLQRMLTHDQMAAVARDLRFSDVSGLYAAVGEGSVTVQAVVRRLVQALGVDEQETEDLSAAGAVLSPEARRKERLPNGDSGVVVKDVSDVWVKLAKCCTPVPGDGIVGFVTRGAGVSVHRDDCVNVSQLQSQPERMVAVEWAPTAQSLFLVQIQVEALDRARLLSDITRVLSDQHVNILSASVTTTRDRVAKSRFTFEMGDPKHLGHVLRAVRGVDGVFDAYRLTN from the coding sequence GTGGCCGATGACAGAGTCTCGACCGCGCCGGTGCGTGGCGATACGGAGCGCCCGCAGCCGCGGCCGGTCAGTGCGCCCGGCACCGGGTCCAGCGTCGCGGCCGCCCGAGCGGCCGCGACTCGCGTGGTGCCCACGCCACCAGCCGAGACTCCGCCGGAGCCCGCTCCGGCCGCCCCAGAGGAGACCGAACGCAAGCGTGAGCGGCGCGGCCGGGCCAATGGCGCGACCACGTTCGCCGAGGGCTCCCGCCGCGTACGCGACCGCCTAGCCAGGCTTGGCCGGGGCACCCAGCAGGGCAACCCCGCGCTCGAGCCGCTGTTCCGGATCGTCCGGTCGACCCACCCGCGCGTTGACCTGAGTCAGATCGAGCGGGCGTACGTCACGGCCGAGCGCTACCACCGCGGCCAGTCCCGCAAGAGTGGCGACCCGTACATCACCCACCCGGTCGCCGTCGCCACGATCCTGGCCGAGCTCGGCATGACCCCGCCGACGCTGTGCGCCGCGCTGCTGCACGACACCGTCGAGGACACCCCGTACACGCTGAACGAGCTCAAGGCCGACTTCGGCGAAGAGATCGCGATGCTCGTCGACGGCGTCACGAAGCTCGACAAGGTCAAGTACGGCGAGAGCGCGCAGGCCGAGACGATCCGCAAGATGGTCATCGCGATGGCCAAGGACATCCGCGTGCTGGTCATCAAGCTCGCCGACCGGCTGCACAACATGCGGACGCTGCGGTACGTCAAGCAGTCCAGCCAGGAGCGCTCGGCCCGCGAGACGCTGGAGATCTACGCCTCCTTGGCCCACCGGCTGGGCATGAACACGCTGAAGTGGGAGATCGAGGACCTCGCGTTCGCGACCCTGCATCCCAAGCTGTACGACGAGATCGTCCGCCTGGTCGCTGAGCGCGCGCCCTCCCGCGACGAGTATCTGGCGAAGGTCGTCGACCGCGTGCAGGCCGACGTGCGGGCGGAGAAGGTCAAGGCGACGGTCACCGGACGGCCGAAGCACTACTACTCGATCTACCAGAAGATGATCGTCCGCGGCCGCGAGTTCGGCGAGATCTACGACCTGGTCGGCATCCGGGTGCTCGCCGAGTCCGTCCGCGACTGTTACCAGGCGCTCGGCGTCATCCATGCGCGATGGAACCCCGTTCCCGGGCGGTTCAAGGACTACATCGCGATGCCGAAGTTCAACATGTACCAGTCGCTGCACACGACAGTGATCGGGCCGGAGGGCAAGCCGGTCGAGATCCAGATCCGTACGTTCGCCATGCACCGCCGGGCGGAGTACGGCGTCGCCGCGCACTGGAAGTACAAGGAAGACTCCAACACCGGCATCGAGACCGACCGCTCCGCCGGGCCGAACGACATGGCGTGGCTGCGGCAGCTGCTCGACTGGCAGAAGGAGACCGAGGACCCGGGGGAGTTCCTCGAGTCGCTGCGGTTCGAGATCAACTCCACCCAGGTTTACGTGTTCACCCCGCGCGGCGACGTGTTGGCGCTGCCGGCCGGATCGACGCCGGTCGACTTCGCGTACGCGATCCACACCGAGGTCGGACACCGCTGTATCGGCGCGCGCGTCAACGGCCGCCTGGTGCCGTTGGAGAGCCAGCTGGAGAACGGCGACCTGGTCGAGGTCTTCACGTCCAAGGCCGAGGGCGCGGGACCGAGCCGCGACTGGCTGACCTTCGTCCGTTCGCCGCGGGCGCGCAACAAGATCCGGCACTGGTTCACCAAGGAACGCCGCGAAGAGGCGATCGACCAGGGCAAGGACGCGATCGCGCGGATCCTGCGCAAGGAGGGCCTGCCGCTCCAGCGCATGCTCACCCACGACCAGATGGCCGCGGTCGCGCGCGACCTGCGTTTCTCCGACGTGTCGGGCTTGTACGCCGCGGTCGGCGAGGGCTCGGTCACCGTCCAGGCCGTCGTCCGTCGGCTCGTGCAGGCGCTCGGGGTGGACGAGCAGGAGACCGAGGACCTGTCGGCCGCCGGAGCGGTCCTGTCGCCGGAGGCACGGCGCAAGGAACGGCTGCCGAACGGCGACTCCGGCGTGGTCGTGAAGGACGTCTCGGACGTCTGGGTGAAGCTCGCGAAGTGCTGCACCCCGGTGCCGGGCGACGGGATCGTCGGCTTCGTGACCCGCGGTGCGGGAGTCTCGGTGCACCGCGACGACTGCGTGAACGTGTCCCAGCTGCAATCCCAGCCCGAACGCATGGTCGCGGTCGAGTGGGCCCCGACGGCACAGTCGCTGTTCCTGGTCCAGATCCAGGTCGAGGCGCTGGACCGGGCGCGGTTGCTGTCGGACATCACCCGGGTGCTGTCGGACCAGCACGTGAACATCCTGTCCGCGTCGGTGACGACGACCCGCGACCGGGTGGCGAAGAGCCGGTTCACGTTCGAGATGGGTGACCCGAAGCACCTGGGCCACGTCCTGCGAGCAGTCCGCGGCGTCGACGGAGTGTTCGACGCGTACCGCCTCACCAACTGA
- the hisS gene encoding histidine--tRNA ligase: protein MNATYQGPKGVPDYFPPDSRAFKAVRDALTGAAELAGYDYIEIPVFEDTALFVRGVGESTDIVNKEMFTFDDRGGRSLTLRPEGTVGVLRSIVEHGLDRGQLPAKLWYAGQFFRAERPQAGRYRQFHQVGIEAVGVDDPALDAEVVAIADEGFRALGLTDYRLELTSLGCKECRPAYRELLVAFLEKLDLDDETRRRAQLNPLRVLDDKRESVQKQLTEAPLIVDHLCAECAEHFAAVKRGLDLLGVKYELNPRLVRGLDYYTRTTFEFVHAKLGSQSAMGGGGRYDGLMGELGGQDLSGIGFGLGTDRTFLACKAEGLEVGNQARCQAFLVPLGDQARERCVVLAGELRALGVSVDLAYGSRGLKGAMRGADRAGADYAVVIGDRDLEAGTGQLKDLRSGEQIELPLADIAQQVKEKLG, encoded by the coding sequence TTGAACGCGACCTATCAAGGCCCCAAAGGGGTTCCTGACTACTTCCCACCCGACTCCCGCGCCTTCAAGGCGGTGCGCGACGCGCTGACCGGTGCCGCGGAGCTGGCGGGCTACGACTACATCGAGATCCCCGTCTTCGAGGACACGGCCCTGTTCGTCCGCGGCGTCGGGGAGTCGACCGACATCGTGAACAAGGAGATGTTCACGTTCGACGACCGCGGCGGCCGCTCGCTCACGCTGCGCCCAGAGGGAACGGTCGGCGTCCTCCGCTCGATCGTCGAGCACGGCCTGGACCGCGGCCAGCTGCCGGCGAAGCTCTGGTACGCCGGGCAGTTCTTCCGCGCCGAACGCCCACAGGCCGGCCGGTACCGCCAGTTCCACCAGGTCGGCATCGAGGCGGTCGGCGTGGACGACCCCGCGCTCGACGCGGAGGTCGTCGCGATCGCCGACGAGGGGTTCCGCGCGCTCGGCCTCACCGACTACCGCCTCGAGCTGACCTCGCTCGGCTGCAAGGAATGCCGGCCCGCCTACCGTGAGCTGCTCGTCGCGTTCCTGGAGAAGCTCGACCTGGACGACGAGACCCGGCGGCGCGCACAGCTCAACCCGCTCCGCGTGCTCGACGACAAGCGCGAATCGGTCCAGAAGCAGCTGACCGAAGCGCCGCTGATCGTCGACCACCTGTGCGCCGAGTGCGCCGAGCACTTCGCGGCCGTGAAGCGCGGCCTCGACCTGCTCGGGGTGAAGTACGAGCTCAACCCGCGGCTGGTGCGCGGCCTCGACTACTACACGCGGACGACGTTCGAGTTCGTGCACGCCAAGCTCGGATCGCAGTCCGCGATGGGCGGCGGCGGCCGGTACGACGGCCTGATGGGCGAGCTCGGCGGGCAGGACCTGTCGGGCATCGGCTTCGGGCTCGGCACCGACCGGACGTTCCTCGCCTGCAAGGCCGAGGGGCTCGAGGTCGGCAACCAGGCGCGTTGTCAGGCGTTCCTGGTGCCTCTGGGTGACCAGGCGCGGGAGCGCTGCGTAGTCCTCGCCGGTGAGCTCCGTGCACTCGGTGTCAGCGTCGACCTCGCGTACGGCAGCCGCGGGCTCAAGGGCGCGATGCGCGGCGCCGACCGCGCCGGTGCCGACTACGCGGTCGTGATCGGCGACCGCGACCTCGAGGCAGGCACCGGACAGCTCAAGGACCTGCGTTCCGGCGAACAGATCGAACTACCGCTCGCTGACATTGCTCAACAGGTGAAGGAGAAACTCGGGTGA
- a CDS encoding peptidylprolyl isomerase yields MVSRRQRQRQLAREKWERQQQARAVHRRKVRQRAIVIGAVVGVIAVIAGGYGVYLLVRDEPSEAATPTPSPSVSAPSVAPSTTPVAAPQPKAGECLYQAEAGADQKEVGLPPTKPTLAASYVASIVTSQGTITATLDPKVAPCSTNSFDFLATKNAFDKTACTELASAPAKASYLRCGSLTGTPTSGPGYIFAGENEKSASVPAGSLVMAGDANRGGSQFLVTYGKASTFDRPVTVFGKVTKGLDIVEKIAKGGVTPSTSPVAGVGSPKTAVVIQDVKITKK; encoded by the coding sequence GTGGTCAGTAGGAGACAGCGCCAGCGGCAGCTGGCCCGCGAGAAGTGGGAGCGCCAGCAGCAGGCTCGCGCCGTTCATCGGCGCAAGGTCCGGCAGCGAGCGATCGTCATCGGTGCCGTCGTGGGCGTGATCGCGGTCATCGCCGGTGGCTATGGCGTCTACCTGCTGGTGCGCGACGAGCCATCGGAGGCGGCCACACCGACTCCTTCGCCGTCGGTCTCCGCTCCTTCGGTCGCACCTTCGACCACGCCGGTCGCTGCCCCGCAGCCGAAGGCCGGCGAGTGCCTCTACCAGGCGGAGGCCGGTGCGGACCAGAAGGAGGTCGGCCTGCCGCCGACCAAGCCGACGCTCGCGGCCTCGTACGTCGCCTCGATCGTCACCAGCCAGGGCACGATCACCGCGACGCTCGATCCGAAGGTCGCGCCGTGCTCGACGAACTCGTTCGACTTCCTCGCGACCAAGAACGCGTTCGACAAGACGGCCTGCACCGAACTCGCCTCCGCGCCTGCCAAAGCGTCGTACCTGCGCTGCGGCTCGCTGACCGGGACCCCGACGAGCGGGCCGGGGTACATCTTCGCGGGAGAGAACGAGAAATCGGCCTCCGTCCCGGCCGGCAGCCTGGTCATGGCGGGCGACGCGAACCGCGGCGGAAGCCAGTTCCTCGTCACGTACGGCAAGGCCTCGACGTTCGATCGACCCGTCACCGTCTTCGGGAAGGTGACGAAAGGACTCGACATCGTCGAGAAGATCGCCAAAGGTGGAGTAACGCCGAGCACCAGCCCGGTGGCGGGAGTCGGAAGCCCGAAGACCGCCGTAGTGATTCAGGATGTCAAGATCACCAAGAAGTGA
- the aspS gene encoding aspartate--tRNA ligase — translation MIRTHEAGVLRAEHIGQNVTLTGWVARRRDHGGVAFVDLRDASGVAQVVIRDEQAAHGLRQEYCLRVVGEVSRRPEGNENPGLPTGEIEVVVDTVDVLSESAPLPFPVEEHHTTPVNEEVRLRYRYLDLRRPDMAANLRLRSRVTRLIRDVMDDNSFLDVETPYLTRSTPEGARDFLVPVRLQPGSWYALPQSPQLFKQLLMVAGFERYFQIARCFRDEDFRADRQPEFTQLDVEMSFGTTDDVVTLTEQLIERIWREVHGYQVTLPIPRMTYAEAMRRFGIDRPDLRFGCELVDFTAYFANTPFRVFAPKGDDWHVGAVVMPGGASQARRELDAWQEWARSRGAKGLAYVLVGEDGELGGPVAKNLSEEERTGLVAHAGAKPGDCVFFGAGTRSEALGLLAATRLEVGERCGLIDHSRWEFCWVVDAPMFEKVVADDGTTGWTAIHHPFTAPTAEWVDRFDKEPGEALSQAYDIVLNGTELGGGSIRIHQRDVQQRVFEVIGLSEEEATSQFGFLLDAFQYGPPPHGGIALGLDRLCALLTGAESIRDVIAFPKTASGSDPLTGAPSPITAVQRRDAGVDAAPKVP, via the coding sequence GTGATCCGCACCCACGAAGCCGGCGTCCTGCGCGCTGAGCACATCGGCCAGAACGTGACGTTGACCGGGTGGGTGGCCCGCCGCCGTGACCACGGCGGCGTCGCGTTCGTCGACCTGCGGGACGCTTCCGGCGTCGCGCAGGTGGTGATCCGGGACGAGCAGGCCGCGCACGGACTGCGCCAGGAGTACTGCCTCCGCGTCGTCGGCGAGGTGAGCAGACGCCCCGAGGGCAACGAGAATCCTGGCCTGCCCACGGGCGAGATCGAGGTCGTCGTCGACACCGTCGACGTGCTCAGCGAGTCGGCGCCGTTGCCGTTCCCGGTCGAGGAACATCACACGACACCGGTGAACGAAGAGGTCCGGCTCCGCTACCGCTACCTCGACCTGCGCCGTCCCGACATGGCTGCCAACCTCAGGTTGCGCTCGCGGGTGACCCGGCTGATCCGCGACGTGATGGACGACAACTCCTTCCTGGACGTGGAAACGCCGTACCTCACCCGGTCGACGCCGGAGGGCGCGCGCGACTTCCTGGTGCCCGTACGGCTGCAGCCAGGCAGCTGGTACGCGCTGCCGCAGTCACCGCAGCTGTTCAAGCAGCTGCTGATGGTCGCGGGCTTCGAGCGCTACTTCCAGATCGCGCGCTGCTTCCGCGACGAGGACTTCCGCGCCGACCGGCAGCCGGAGTTCACCCAGCTGGACGTGGAGATGTCGTTCGGCACCACCGACGACGTGGTCACGCTGACCGAGCAGCTGATCGAGCGGATCTGGCGCGAGGTTCACGGTTATCAAGTGACGTTGCCGATTCCGCGCATGACGTACGCGGAGGCGATGCGGCGGTTCGGCATCGACCGGCCCGATCTGCGCTTCGGGTGCGAGCTCGTCGACTTCACCGCGTACTTCGCGAACACGCCGTTTCGCGTGTTCGCTCCCAAGGGTGACGACTGGCACGTCGGCGCGGTTGTCATGCCGGGCGGCGCGAGCCAGGCCCGCCGCGAGCTCGACGCGTGGCAGGAGTGGGCGCGCTCGCGCGGGGCCAAGGGCCTGGCGTACGTGCTCGTGGGAGAGGACGGCGAACTGGGCGGCCCAGTAGCGAAGAACCTCTCCGAGGAGGAGCGCACGGGGCTGGTGGCGCACGCCGGCGCGAAGCCGGGCGACTGTGTGTTCTTCGGCGCCGGTACGCGGTCGGAGGCGCTCGGCCTGCTCGCGGCGACGCGGCTCGAGGTGGGGGAGCGGTGCGGCCTGATCGACCACTCCCGTTGGGAATTCTGCTGGGTCGTCGACGCGCCGATGTTCGAGAAGGTCGTCGCCGATGACGGCACGACGGGGTGGACGGCCATTCACCACCCGTTCACCGCGCCGACCGCGGAGTGGGTGGACCGGTTCGACAAGGAGCCGGGGGAGGCGCTGAGCCAGGCGTACGACATCGTGCTCAACGGCACCGAGCTGGGTGGCGGTTCGATCCGTATCCACCAACGCGACGTGCAGCAGCGCGTGTTCGAGGTGATCGGCCTGTCCGAGGAGGAGGCGACGAGCCAGTTCGGCTTCCTGCTCGACGCGTTCCAGTACGGACCGCCGCCGCACGGCGGAATCGCGCTCGGGCTGGACCGGCTGTGCGCGTTGCTCACCGGCGCGGAGTCGATTCGTGACGTGATCGCGTTCCCGAAGACCGCGTCCGGCTCGGACCCGTTGACCGGTGCGCCGTCGCCGATCACGGCCGTACAACGACGCGATGCGGGTGTAGACGCGGCGCCGAAAGTCCCTTAG
- a CDS encoding DUF349 domain-containing protein yields the protein MSATAEDSWGRVADDGTVFVRTAAGERRVGSWQVGDPEGALAFFKRKYEAIALEVELLGSRITSGVLAPDDAHQAVRRERRNVETAQAVGDLDSLLTRLDELEKVVAERRTARREERRRQLDEAKDTKASIAAEAETLSAGTDWRGGVGRFRELLDQWKALPRLDKATDDELWHRFSSARTAYTRRRKQHFAELNAQREDSRTVKEEIAAEAETLADSTEWGPTSGRFRELMRRWKAAGPAPRDVEDQLWKRFRAAQDRFFTSRNETLAEQDTEYRANLTAKEALLVEAEALLPVRDHRSAREAFRSLVERWDAVGRVPRESIRTVESRLRRVEEAVRAAEQNEWRRSNPETQARVNDTVTQLRTSIAKLESQLAAAQTRGDARAERQASEALEARRLWLAEAEKTLDEFSG from the coding sequence GTGAGCGCAACCGCAGAGGACAGCTGGGGCAGAGTCGCCGACGACGGAACGGTGTTCGTGCGCACTGCGGCTGGCGAGCGTCGCGTCGGATCGTGGCAGGTCGGTGATCCCGAGGGCGCGCTCGCGTTCTTCAAGCGCAAGTACGAGGCGATCGCGCTCGAGGTCGAGCTCCTCGGCTCCCGGATCACGTCCGGCGTGCTCGCGCCCGACGACGCGCACCAGGCGGTGCGGCGGGAACGGCGCAACGTCGAGACCGCGCAGGCGGTCGGCGACCTCGACTCGCTGCTGACCCGGCTGGACGAGTTGGAGAAGGTCGTCGCCGAGCGGCGGACCGCGCGGCGCGAGGAACGCCGGCGGCAGCTGGACGAGGCGAAGGACACCAAGGCCTCGATCGCCGCCGAGGCGGAGACGCTGTCCGCCGGCACCGACTGGCGCGGCGGGGTCGGGCGGTTCCGCGAGCTGCTGGACCAGTGGAAGGCGCTCCCCCGGCTGGACAAGGCGACCGACGACGAGCTGTGGCACCGGTTCTCCTCCGCCCGGACGGCGTACACCCGGCGGCGGAAGCAGCACTTCGCGGAGCTGAACGCGCAGCGCGAGGACTCTCGTACGGTCAAGGAAGAGATCGCCGCCGAAGCCGAGACGCTCGCCGACTCGACCGAGTGGGGTCCGACGTCCGGGCGGTTCCGCGAGCTGATGCGGCGCTGGAAGGCGGCCGGCCCGGCACCGCGCGACGTCGAGGACCAGCTGTGGAAGCGGTTCCGGGCCGCGCAGGACCGGTTCTTCACCTCGCGGAACGAGACGCTGGCCGAGCAGGACACCGAGTACCGCGCGAACCTCACCGCGAAGGAAGCGCTGCTGGTCGAGGCCGAGGCGTTGCTGCCGGTCCGCGACCATCGGTCGGCGCGGGAGGCGTTCCGTTCGCTGGTGGAACGCTGGGACGCCGTCGGACGGGTGCCGCGCGAGTCCATCCGGACCGTGGAGTCCCGGCTGCGACGAGTCGAGGAGGCCGTACGTGCGGCCGAGCAGAACGAGTGGCGCCGTTCCAACCCGGAGACCCAAGCGCGGGTGAACGACACGGTGACGCAGCTGCGGACGTCGATCGCGAAGCTGGAGTCGCAGCTCGCGGCGGCCCAGACCCGTGGCGACGCCCGGGCCGAACGGCAGGCCTCCGAGGCGTTGGAAGCCCGGCGTTTGTGGCTGGCGGAGGCCGAGAAAACCTTGGACGAGTTCTCCGGATAA
- a CDS encoding VOC family protein, with translation MSDFQPRLGAVTLFAEDLATTKAFYTEIFGLPVTWEDDVSVVFLFGETMVNLLQVSEAPGLIAPVAVASPDAGARFQFTIHVTDVDATCAELTGRGAKLLNGPMDRPWGIRTALIADPAGHLWEIATKA, from the coding sequence ATGAGCGACTTCCAGCCCCGACTCGGCGCCGTGACGCTGTTCGCCGAGGACCTGGCGACGACGAAGGCCTTCTACACCGAGATCTTCGGGCTGCCGGTGACCTGGGAGGACGACGTCTCGGTCGTCTTCCTCTTCGGCGAGACCATGGTCAACCTCCTGCAGGTGAGCGAGGCGCCGGGCCTCATCGCCCCGGTCGCGGTGGCGTCCCCGGACGCGGGCGCGCGGTTCCAGTTCACGATCCACGTGACCGACGTCGACGCCACCTGTGCCGAGCTCACCGGGCGTGGGGCGAAGCTCCTCAACGGGCCGATGGACCGGCCGTGGGGCATCCGTACCGCGCTGATCGCCGACCCCGCCGGGCACCTGTGGGAGATCGCCACCAAGGCCTAG
- a CDS encoding ABC transporter permease, producing MADPALLENIPTEPATPERRTLKSKSPTQIALERLRQDKIAIICAVVVLIFVLIAIFANVITSLTGTDAYATNQDLIDEYGFPMINPSAAHPFGIEPRLGRDLFARWVQGARPSLQVGVLAAVLSTIIGTIMGMLAGFAGGWIDRVISWVIDFLLSLPLLLFVIAIGPVVATRFGNDAETVSTVRLWTLILVFAFFGWTGLGRLIRAQVLSLREREFILAARAIGVPRYQVLFRELLPNLTGPIIVFLSLSIPAYISAEAGLSFLGIGLVEPTASWGQTIFQAQNYYQTYPIYFWQPALGILVLVLALNLLGDAIRDAFDPKTRR from the coding sequence ATGGCGGACCCAGCACTGCTCGAGAACATCCCGACCGAGCCGGCGACCCCGGAACGACGGACTCTGAAGAGCAAGTCCCCCACCCAGATCGCGCTCGAGCGACTGCGGCAGGACAAGATCGCCATCATCTGTGCCGTCGTCGTCCTCATCTTCGTGCTGATCGCGATCTTTGCCAACGTGATTACGTCCCTGACGGGCACGGACGCGTACGCGACGAACCAGGATCTCATCGACGAGTACGGCTTCCCGATGATCAACCCGAGCGCCGCGCACCCGTTCGGCATCGAGCCGCGGCTCGGCCGCGACCTGTTCGCCCGCTGGGTGCAGGGCGCGCGCCCGTCGCTCCAGGTCGGGGTCCTCGCGGCGGTGCTCTCCACGATCATCGGCACGATCATGGGCATGCTGGCGGGCTTCGCCGGAGGCTGGATCGACCGGGTCATCTCCTGGGTCATCGACTTCCTGCTCTCGCTGCCGCTCCTGCTCTTCGTGATCGCGATCGGCCCGGTCGTCGCGACTCGGTTCGGCAACGACGCCGAGACGGTCTCGACGGTCCGGCTGTGGACGTTGATCCTGGTCTTCGCATTCTTCGGCTGGACCGGTCTGGGACGGCTGATTCGTGCGCAGGTGTTGTCGTTGCGCGAACGCGAGTTCATCCTCGCCGCGCGGGCCATCGGCGTACCGCGGTACCAGGTGCTGTTCCGCGAGCTGCTGCCGAACTTGACCGGCCCCATCATCGTCTTCTTGTCGCTGTCCATCCCGGCCTACATCTCGGCCGAGGCAGGCCTGTCGTTCCTCGGCATCGGCCTGGTCGAACCCACGGCGTCCTGGGGTCAGACGATCTTCCAGGCACAGAACTACTACCAGACCTATCCCATCTATTTCTGGCAACCAGCGCTGGGCATTCTCGTCCTCGTGCTGGCCCTGAACCTTCTTGGCGACGCGATCCGCGACGCGTTCGACCCCAAGACACGTCGGTAA